In Cloacibacterium caeni, a single window of DNA contains:
- a CDS encoding tRNA-(ms[2]io[6]A)-hydroxylase gives MFKLKLPTDPRWANIAEGNLEEILTDHAWCEQKAATNAIGLITMIPEHTEIVTELLAIAQEEMDHFNQVHEIIKKRGYILGRTRKDDYVNQLFKFIIQGSREDLIIDKMLFAAMIEARSCERFKVLTENIKDEELKEFYKELMISEANHYTTFIGFARQLGDPEKVNKRWEEWLEYEGEIIKSYGNKETIHG, from the coding sequence ATGTTCAAATTAAAATTACCTACAGATCCACGTTGGGCAAATATAGCAGAAGGAAATTTAGAAGAAATCCTTACAGATCACGCTTGGTGCGAACAAAAAGCTGCCACTAATGCGATTGGTTTAATCACCATGATTCCTGAACATACAGAAATTGTGACCGAACTTTTGGCAATAGCTCAAGAAGAAATGGACCATTTCAATCAAGTTCACGAAATCATCAAAAAAAGAGGTTATATTTTAGGAAGAACCAGAAAAGACGATTATGTAAATCAACTTTTTAAATTCATTATTCAAGGAAGTAGAGAAGATTTAATTATAGACAAAATGCTTTTCGCAGCGATGATTGAAGCGAGAAGTTGTGAGCGTTTTAAAGTTTTGACAGAAAACATAAAAGACGAAGAACTGAAAGAATTCTACAAAGAACTCATGATTTCTGAAGCCAATCATTACACTACTTTCATCGGTTTCGCAAGACAATTAGGCGATCCAGAAAAAGTAAACAAACGCTGGGAAGAATGGTTAGAATATGAAGGAGAAATCATAAAATCTTACGGAAATAAAGAAACCATTCATGGTTAA
- a CDS encoding DUF502 domain-containing protein yields MKKPKPEDYLNLFVKSFLKGLIIIGPIAATLYLIFLVFDTIDNIIPFEKFFPFLNRTGVGFLSLILFISGVGYFFNKFVFGKVVFESLDHFLEKTPGVKHIYTPTKDVMSSFVGDKKKFNTPVWVKTNENPEIWRIGFLTQKEMGEVEKHNFVAVYLPHSYAISGWVIVTEEKNIKPVVGMNAAEAMKFAVSGGVAGFHSDKNVFKAPE; encoded by the coding sequence ATTAAAAAGCCAAAACCCGAAGACTACTTAAATCTTTTCGTGAAATCTTTCTTGAAAGGATTGATTATCATTGGTCCTATTGCGGCGACTTTGTATCTCATTTTTTTGGTTTTTGATACCATTGATAACATCATTCCGTTTGAAAAATTCTTTCCTTTCCTCAATAGAACTGGAGTTGGTTTTTTGTCTTTGATTCTATTTATTTCTGGAGTAGGTTATTTCTTTAACAAGTTTGTTTTTGGGAAAGTCGTTTTCGAAAGTTTAGACCATTTTTTAGAGAAAACACCCGGAGTAAAACATATTTACACACCTACTAAAGATGTAATGTCTTCATTTGTAGGGGATAAAAAGAAATTTAACACGCCAGTTTGGGTAAAAACCAATGAAAATCCAGAAATCTGGAGAATAGGATTTTTGACTCAAAAAGAAATGGGAGAAGTTGAAAAACACAATTTCGTGGCGGTGTATTTGCCTCATTCTTACGCTATTTCTGGTTGGGTAATTGTCACCGAAGAAAAAAATATAAAACCTGTAGTGGGAATGAACGCTGCCGAAGCTATGAAATTTGCAGTTTCTGGTGGAGTAGCAGGTTTCCACAGTGATAAAAACGTCTTCAAGGCACCGGAATGA
- a CDS encoding tryptophanase gives MKLPYAEPFRIKMVEEISQSTREQREIWLQEAHYNLFNLKSSQVFIDLLTDSGTGAMSDKQWGELMTGDESYAGSRSFEKLQKQVEKLTGFQFLLPVHQGRAAENVLFSTMIKENDIIPGNSHFDTTKGHIEFRKAHAVDCTIDEAFDIENLHPFKGNLDIQKLEKVYQSYPKEQIPFCLITITCNTSGGQPVSLENIKAVKNLSDQYGIPVIFDAARFAENAYFIKQREENYKNWSIKEICREMFSYGIGMTMSSKKDGLVNIGGFIALNDEEIFRKASNFTIIYEGFITYGGMAGRDMAALAQGLDEATEFPYLESRISQVELLGNLLIEYGIPVQKPIGGHAVFLDALKFLPNVKREEFPAQTLALEIYKEAGIRGVEIGAILADRDPETRENRYPKLELVRLALPRRTYTDNHIRYIAAALKNVFDRRDEITRGYKITWESEILRHFTVKLEQA, from the coding sequence ATGAAACTTCCTTACGCAGAACCCTTCCGCATAAAAATGGTGGAAGAAATTTCGCAATCTACACGCGAACAAAGAGAAATTTGGCTTCAAGAAGCGCACTATAACTTATTTAATTTAAAATCCTCTCAGGTTTTTATCGATTTGCTTACCGATTCAGGAACGGGAGCAATGAGTGATAAGCAATGGGGAGAACTCATGACAGGAGATGAATCTTATGCAGGTTCTCGCTCCTTCGAAAAACTCCAAAAACAAGTCGAAAAATTAACGGGATTTCAGTTTCTTTTACCCGTTCATCAAGGTAGAGCAGCAGAAAATGTGCTTTTTTCTACGATGATTAAAGAAAATGACATCATTCCCGGAAATTCTCATTTTGACACGACTAAGGGACATATAGAATTTAGAAAAGCTCATGCCGTAGATTGTACGATTGATGAAGCTTTTGATATAGAAAATCTTCATCCTTTCAAAGGGAATTTAGATATTCAGAAATTAGAAAAAGTTTATCAATCTTATCCAAAAGAGCAAATTCCGTTTTGTTTGATTACCATTACTTGTAATACTTCTGGCGGACAACCCGTTTCTTTGGAAAATATAAAAGCGGTTAAAAACCTTTCGGACCAATACGGAATTCCGGTGATTTTTGATGCTGCGAGATTTGCCGAAAATGCTTATTTCATTAAGCAAAGAGAAGAAAATTATAAAAATTGGAGCATCAAAGAAATCTGTAGAGAAATGTTTTCTTACGGAATTGGGATGACCATGAGTTCTAAAAAAGATGGTTTGGTAAATATTGGTGGTTTTATCGCTTTAAATGACGAAGAAATTTTCAGAAAAGCGTCTAATTTTACCATTATTTATGAAGGTTTTATCACTTACGGAGGAATGGCTGGAAGAGATATGGCTGCACTTGCGCAAGGTTTAGACGAAGCCACCGAATTTCCTTACTTAGAAAGCAGAATTTCTCAAGTAGAACTTTTGGGAAATCTCTTGATAGAATACGGAATTCCTGTTCAGAAACCAATTGGCGGTCACGCTGTTTTCTTAGATGCGCTTAAGTTCCTTCCGAACGTAAAAAGAGAAGAGTTTCCTGCACAAACATTGGCTTTAGAAATCTATAAAGAGGCAGGGATTAGAGGCGTAGAAATTGGAGCCATTTTGGCAGATAGAGATCCAGAAACCAGAGAAAATCGTTATCCGAAACTAGAATTGGTGAGATTGGCTTTGCCAAGAAGAACGTATACGGATAATCATATTCGCTATATTGCAGCAGCGCTTAAAAATGTTTTTGACCGAAGAGATGAAATTACAAGAGGTTACAAAATCACTTGGGAATCAGAGATTTTAAGACATTTTACAGTAAAGTTAGAGCAAGCATAA
- a CDS encoding DUF6646 family protein — protein MKKIFASAMIFAVGFASAQTVAYKGAGDVKVNLGANLQDGGTGIVSSVDYGLGESFSIGAQAGYLLGVKEIGGEIPKFGDRFDLKVRLNANLGSVLKLPSNVDVYPGLNLGLKNFGGHLGARYFFDKGFGLYTEMQFPIAKYKKSEIAFDNLNNQFAVNIGVSFDIDN, from the coding sequence ATGAAAAAAATTTTTGCAAGCGCAATGATATTTGCCGTAGGTTTTGCAAGCGCTCAAACTGTTGCTTATAAAGGAGCAGGTGATGTAAAAGTAAATTTAGGTGCTAATTTACAAGATGGAGGAACAGGTATTGTTTCTTCTGTAGATTATGGTTTAGGCGAGAGTTTCTCAATTGGCGCACAAGCTGGATATCTTCTTGGCGTAAAAGAAATTGGTGGAGAAATTCCAAAATTCGGAGATAGATTTGACTTAAAAGTAAGATTAAATGCCAACCTTGGAAGCGTTTTGAAACTTCCTTCAAATGTAGATGTATATCCTGGATTAAACCTTGGACTTAAAAATTTCGGTGGACATCTTGGAGCAAGATATTTCTTCGATAAAGGTTTTGGACTTTATACAGAAATGCAATTCCCAATCGCGAAATACAAAAAATCTGAAATTGCTTTTGATAATTTAAACAATCAATTTGCAGTAAATATTGGAGTATCTTTTGATATTGACAACTAA
- a CDS encoding S41 family peptidase — translation MKLKYLFNALFLTLVFISCSRDDNNDSGSTTKPDEINNFVWKAMNSWYYWQPNVPNLADSFDDNPTTYANFLNGKTPDKLFYSLLYQRGTIDRFSWIENNNEVVYSSKIAEVEKSGGFDIGIYPKDNTNTTAVALVNYVVPNSPAALAGLKRGDVITKVNGSALTLNNSDLLYNNQVTVTLAATVQLTSAGLITTDKTSSISITQADIDENPIAYYEKKVYGTKNIGYLVFNAFKADYNDELNAAFAQMKADGINELVLDLRYNGGGSLETAVALAGMINGNYSGSPYVFLDFNNKHNSEDGFDYLSNQMNTYSLVNNRPEKSGTQTINSLNLTKVYVLVNFQTASASELTVQCLKKYVNVVTIGYDTVGKFVGSITLYDSPAQDYTSYANRNTKHNWQLQPITFSYYNKDKEVNPEFIAPNYEVNPYSIFNNLTAFGDVRDPFLKKALELITGQSFRMGNASTSSFENNNLQKFNPTNAANGLYIQDFQNFR, via the coding sequence ATGAAACTTAAATATCTATTTAACGCACTATTTTTAACATTAGTATTTATCTCTTGTTCTAGAGATGACAATAATGATTCTGGTTCTACCACGAAGCCTGATGAAATCAATAATTTTGTTTGGAAGGCCATGAATTCTTGGTATTATTGGCAACCGAATGTTCCTAATTTAGCAGATTCTTTTGATGATAATCCAACCACGTACGCTAATTTTTTAAATGGAAAAACCCCAGACAAGCTTTTCTATTCTTTGCTTTATCAAAGAGGTACCATTGATAGATTTTCATGGATTGAAAACAATAATGAAGTAGTATATTCTTCTAAAATTGCCGAAGTTGAAAAAAGTGGAGGTTTTGATATAGGAATTTATCCGAAAGACAATACCAATACTACCGCAGTTGCTCTTGTAAATTATGTGGTTCCTAATTCTCCTGCAGCTTTAGCTGGTTTAAAACGTGGTGATGTAATTACTAAGGTAAATGGTTCTGCTTTGACGCTTAATAATTCTGACTTATTGTATAACAATCAAGTAACTGTTACTCTGGCTGCAACGGTACAATTAACGAGTGCAGGACTTATTACCACAGATAAAACTTCTTCTATTTCGATTACTCAAGCAGATATAGACGAAAACCCAATCGCTTATTATGAGAAAAAAGTATATGGAACTAAAAATATTGGATATTTGGTATTTAATGCTTTCAAAGCAGATTATAATGATGAGTTAAATGCTGCTTTTGCTCAAATGAAAGCAGATGGAATCAATGAATTGGTTCTAGATTTAAGATATAACGGAGGTGGTTCTCTGGAAACGGCAGTTGCTTTAGCAGGAATGATTAACGGCAATTATAGCGGAAGTCCGTATGTTTTTTTAGATTTTAATAATAAACATAATAGTGAAGACGGCTTTGATTATTTGAGCAATCAAATGAATACTTACAGTTTAGTGAATAACAGACCCGAAAAATCTGGAACACAAACCATTAATAGTCTTAATCTGACTAAAGTTTATGTTTTGGTAAATTTCCAAACTGCTTCTGCAAGTGAACTTACGGTTCAGTGTCTTAAAAAATATGTAAATGTGGTAACGATTGGTTATGATACAGTAGGGAAATTTGTAGGTTCTATTACTTTGTATGATTCTCCAGCTCAAGATTATACTTCTTATGCAAACAGAAATACGAAGCATAACTGGCAATTACAACCGATTACTTTTTCTTATTACAACAAAGACAAAGAGGTGAATCCAGAATTTATCGCTCCGAATTATGAAGTAAATCCTTATTCTATTTTCAATAATTTAACTGCTTTTGGTGATGTTAGAGACCCGTTTTTGAAAAAGGCTTTAGAACTCATTACAGGTCAGTCTTTCAGAATGGGTAATGCTTCTACCAGTAGTTTTGAAAATAATAATCTACAAAAATTCAATCCTACGAATGCTGCAAATGGACTTTATATTCAAGATTTTCAGAATTTTAGATAG
- a CDS encoding BlaI/MecI/CopY family transcriptional regulator has protein sequence MNKLTEAEKELMEILWDKEKAFMKDIIEAFPEPKPATTTIATLLKRMQNKNLVDYKTFGNSREYFPLVEKGNYFAKEMQGMIGKFFNNSVTQFASFFTANSKLSEKELIEIKKIIEAEIQKKKD, from the coding sequence ATGAATAAGCTAACCGAAGCCGAAAAAGAATTAATGGAAATACTTTGGGACAAAGAAAAAGCTTTTATGAAAGATATTATAGAAGCCTTCCCAGAACCAAAACCTGCGACAACTACCATTGCAACTTTGCTAAAAAGGATGCAAAATAAAAATTTGGTAGATTATAAAACTTTTGGCAACTCTAGAGAATATTTTCCTTTGGTAGAAAAAGGAAATTATTTTGCCAAAGAAATGCAAGGCATGATTGGTAAATTTTTCAATAATTCTGTAACGCAATTTGCGTCGTTCTTTACAGCTAATTCTAAATTAAGCGAAAAAGAACTGATTGAAATAAAGAAAATTATAGAAGCAGAAATTCAGAAAAAGAAAGACTAA
- a CDS encoding M56 family metallopeptidase: METYIYKMIALSAIFILLYFVFLEKEKNHRFKRFYLLSSALFSVFIPLISITYGSIEVVESISQNNAELMILPETKLVEPSIFTKENLLWAIYILGFSILFLKFSWGIFKLIKEIKFSEKIKQDHYQFILKQNKFTPYSFWNAIFLNKSEFLEGKIDYKIILHEKAHVNQKHSIDVIFIEIMLCAFWFNPAFYFYRKAIVTNHEFLADEAVLSQNKDIISYQKLILDELISEKILFTHPFNLHNTKKRIVMMTNKLTKIAKMKSYLTLPISALLFFAFVEKVPAKIENTVNNSLQKIVKKGEAQFSETQVSNIEKSAFKNEMISIKKDTIKPKKQKVEKVKEENTEMIPPPPPVKEISSQTEPEFPGGLAALRNKLAENFDVSKMKNSKGTLKGVLIIIVSEDGKSYNANYQFDDENFKIAAKDALEKTLKGVEWKPGTLNGKPVASQFKMPITMNFN, encoded by the coding sequence ATGGAAACTTATATTTATAAAATGATTGCACTTTCTGCAATTTTCATTTTACTGTATTTTGTTTTTTTAGAAAAAGAAAAGAACCATCGTTTTAAAAGATTTTATCTTTTAAGTAGTGCGTTGTTTTCTGTTTTTATACCCTTAATATCAATTACTTACGGAAGTATTGAAGTGGTAGAAAGTATTAGTCAAAATAATGCCGAACTCATGATTTTGCCAGAAACTAAATTGGTAGAGCCATCAATTTTTACTAAAGAAAATCTTCTTTGGGCAATTTACATTTTGGGATTTTCAATTCTGTTTCTAAAATTTTCTTGGGGAATTTTTAAACTAATAAAAGAAATTAAATTTTCAGAAAAAATAAAACAAGACCATTATCAATTCATTTTAAAACAAAATAAATTTACACCTTACAGTTTTTGGAACGCTATTTTTCTTAATAAAAGTGAATTTTTAGAAGGAAAAATCGACTATAAAATTATTCTTCACGAGAAAGCTCATGTGAATCAAAAACACAGCATTGATGTGATTTTTATAGAAATTATGCTTTGCGCCTTTTGGTTCAATCCTGCATTCTATTTTTATAGAAAAGCAATTGTTACCAATCATGAATTTCTGGCAGATGAAGCGGTTTTAAGCCAAAATAAAGATATAATTAGTTACCAAAAACTCATACTAGACGAACTTATTTCGGAGAAAATATTATTTACACATCCATTTAATTTACACAACACTAAAAAAAGAATCGTTATGATGACCAATAAATTAACTAAAATAGCCAAAATGAAGTCTTACTTGACTTTACCAATATCAGCATTATTATTTTTTGCTTTTGTTGAAAAAGTGCCTGCTAAAATTGAAAATACAGTAAACAATTCTCTTCAAAAAATTGTTAAAAAAGGAGAGGCGCAATTTTCAGAAACTCAAGTTTCAAATATTGAAAAAAGCGCATTTAAAAATGAAATGATCTCAATTAAAAAAGATACCATTAAACCTAAAAAGCAAAAGGTAGAAAAAGTTAAGGAAGAAAATACAGAAATGATTCCACCTCCACCTCCTGTAAAAGAAATTTCTTCTCAAACAGAACCAGAATTTCCTGGAGGACTTGCAGCATTAAGAAATAAATTAGCTGAAAATTTTGATGTGAGTAAAATGAAAAATTCTAAAGGAACATTAAAAGGTGTTCTTATTATAATTGTTTCTGAAGATGGGAAAAGTTATAATGCTAATTATCAATTTGATGATGAAAATTTCAAAATAGCAGCTAAAGATGCTCTAGAAAAAACCTTAAAAGGAGTCGAGTGGAAGCCAGGTACGCTAAATGGAAAGCCAGTCGCATCTCAATTTAAAATGCCAATAACCATGAATTTTAATTAA